A single region of the Gossypium arboreum isolate Shixiya-1 chromosome 12, ASM2569848v2, whole genome shotgun sequence genome encodes:
- the LOC108478923 gene encoding transcription factor bHLH36-like: MDELFLFQFPSIPNPQNETPQDKVLDYVVPMDGSGNTHLYSSMGSGAAGNDDDDDNGEKKKLMHRDVERQRRQEMATLYASLRNLLPLEYIKGKRAISDHMNGAVMYIKYLQKRVSELSYKRDELKKVLNSTGFDHGMSYDGAVLSTAVVHQSLDGGVELVISTGFGAGALTLSRVLELLVQEGLDVVSCVSTRINGGLVHTIQSEVIDLTLVDLPRLEQKLSEEISSLNRIS, translated from the exons ATGGATGAGTTGTTCTTGTTCCAATTTCCTTCCATTCCCAACCCTCAAAATGAAACCCCACAAGATAAGGTGTTGGATTATGTTGTTCCCATGGATGGCAGTGGCAATACTCATCTGTATAGCAGCATGGGAAGTGGAGCAGCAggcaatgatgatgatgatgataatggtGAAAAGAAGAAGTTGATGCATAGAGATGTTGAAAGACAAAGGAGGCAAGAAATGGCTACCCTTTATGCTTCTCTTAGAAACCTTCTCCCCCTTGAGTACATCAAG GGGAAGCGCGCAATATCAGATCATATGAACGGGGCAGTGATGTACATAAAATATTTGCAGAAGAGGGTTAGTGAACTGAGTTACAAAAGAGATGAGTTAAAAAAGGTGTTGAATTCGACTGGTTTTGACCATGGGATGAGCTATGATGGAGCTGTTTTAAGTACTGCTGTGGTTCACCAGTCTTTGGATGGTGGTGTTGAACTGGTGATCAGCACTGGTTTTGGTGCTGGAGCTTTGACCTTATCGAGGGTGTTGGAACTATTGGTACAGGAAGGACTTGATGTTGTGAGCTGTGTTTCTACTAGAATCAATGGAGGACTGGTTCACACTATCCAATCTGAG GTCATTGATCTGACATTGGTGGATCTCCCTAGGTTGGAACAGAAACTGAGTgaagaaatttcatccttgaatCGAATTTCTTAG